Proteins found in one Nostoc sp. NIES-3756 genomic segment:
- a CDS encoding glycosyltransferase family 4 protein, whose translation MKILHLSTNDVGGGAARAAYRLHTGLQDIGLESQILVQEKYSHDQTVIAPNIRLFQGIAKAKLTFEALPLKFYRQRKNTPFFIQWLPDNIASQVAKINPDVINLHWVSGAFMQIETFAKLKQPLVWTLHDMWGFTGGCHVTGECDRYQVSCGACPQLHSHQEKDLSRWVWQRKSKAWKNLHITLVSPSHWLAQVARSSSLFRDRRIEVIPHGLDTQRYRPINQHFARELHNLPQDKKLILFGAIQATSDINKGFHLLQPALQQLSQTGQKDDIEVVIFGATKPENPPDLGFKTHYLGYFNDDISLATAYSTADVMLVPSLQESFGQTASEALACGTPVVAFNATGLKDIVDHQQNGYLAQPYAVDDFAKGIAWVLEDEQRLQKLSFYAREKAERAFTLELQAHRYSALFQEVINIQNKSLVNT comes from the coding sequence ATGAAAATCTTGCATCTGAGTACAAATGATGTTGGCGGCGGTGCAGCGAGAGCTGCATATCGTCTGCATACAGGGTTACAAGATATAGGACTAGAATCACAAATACTAGTCCAGGAAAAATATAGCCATGATCAAACAGTAATTGCACCAAATATTAGATTATTTCAAGGTATTGCTAAAGCTAAATTGACCTTTGAAGCTTTACCTTTGAAATTTTATCGTCAAAGGAAAAATACACCATTTTTCATTCAATGGCTACCAGATAACATTGCGTCTCAAGTAGCCAAGATTAATCCAGATGTGATTAATTTGCACTGGGTAAGTGGTGCTTTCATGCAAATAGAAACTTTTGCCAAACTGAAGCAACCGTTAGTGTGGACTCTCCATGATATGTGGGGATTTACAGGAGGTTGTCACGTTACTGGAGAGTGCGATCGCTATCAAGTTTCCTGTGGAGCTTGTCCCCAACTGCACTCTCATCAAGAAAAAGATTTATCACGCTGGGTATGGCAACGTAAATCTAAAGCTTGGAAAAATTTACATATCACCTTGGTGTCACCCAGTCATTGGTTAGCACAGGTGGCGCGTTCTAGTTCCTTATTCCGAGATAGACGCATCGAAGTCATTCCCCACGGCTTAGATACACAGAGATATCGTCCCATCAATCAACATTTTGCACGAGAACTACACAACCTACCCCAAGACAAAAAGCTGATCCTCTTTGGTGCAATTCAAGCCACCAGCGATATCAATAAAGGCTTTCACCTATTGCAGCCTGCTTTACAACAGTTGAGTCAGACTGGTCAAAAAGATGACATAGAAGTAGTTATCTTCGGTGCAACTAAACCGGAAAATCCACCCGATTTAGGCTTCAAAACCCATTACTTAGGCTACTTCAACGATGATATATCCCTAGCAACAGCCTATTCAACAGCCGATGTCATGCTAGTACCATCTCTGCAAGAGTCCTTTGGACAGACAGCTTCCGAAGCACTAGCTTGTGGAACTCCAGTCGTAGCATTTAACGCCACTGGACTCAAAGATATAGTTGACCATCAACAGAACGGCTATTTAGCTCAACCTTACGCAGTCGATGATTTTGCCAAAGGAATTGCTTGGGTTCTGGAAGATGAACAGAGACTACAAAAACTATCATTCTATGCGCGTGAGAAAGCAGAGCGAGCGTTCACCTTAGAACTACAAGCTCATCGTTACTCAGCTTTATTTCAAGAAGTAATAAATATACAAAATAAATCTTTAGTTAATACTTAA
- a CDS encoding glycosyltransferase: MLFHGFYIFSTQPLIVSFLGSYPFFGGFVYEQKKVTYKPLPKWFRPKHVIEHIPGWCGTPKQMLLRKIKATLHSLEGRTHHLMVNALDEEQLRKRFFIRGGHFNQNFYINEHLYKIIDQPKIYDAIYTAQLNSSKRLWLAKNIEKLMVVSYGGDLHSYCPELKHADFNREFLPRQELAKKYNQAYAGLILSAVEGANLASSEYLLCGIPVVSTPSKGGRDEFFTPENSIIVPPDAEKVAEAVQTFKELAPNPQDIREQTLKKMNDWRLAYCTYIANLIAQEGGKKIEPEVMREKIFAAYDGIQSRYIKIADLYKLSWQDFQDKFSL, from the coding sequence ATGTTATTTCACGGTTTCTATATTTTTAGTACTCAGCCACTGATTGTTTCTTTTTTAGGAAGCTATCCTTTCTTTGGTGGCTTTGTCTATGAACAAAAAAAAGTTACTTATAAACCTTTACCAAAATGGTTTCGTCCTAAACACGTTATAGAACATATTCCCGGTTGGTGTGGTACACCAAAGCAAATGTTGCTGAGAAAAATCAAAGCAACTTTACATAGCTTGGAAGGAAGAACGCATCATTTAATGGTGAATGCGCTAGACGAAGAACAATTACGAAAACGTTTTTTCATTCGGGGAGGGCATTTCAACCAAAATTTTTATATAAATGAACACTTATATAAAATTATCGATCAGCCGAAAATTTATGACGCTATTTACACAGCACAACTTAACTCATCCAAGCGCCTATGGTTAGCTAAAAATATAGAAAAATTGATGGTTGTATCCTACGGTGGTGACTTACATAGTTACTGTCCAGAATTGAAACACGCCGACTTCAACAGAGAGTTTCTTCCGCGTCAAGAATTAGCTAAAAAGTATAACCAAGCCTATGCCGGTTTAATTCTTTCCGCAGTTGAAGGTGCTAATCTCGCCTCTAGTGAATATTTATTGTGTGGGATTCCTGTTGTCAGCACTCCTAGTAAAGGTGGACGAGATGAATTTTTTACTCCAGAAAATTCTATCATTGTTCCCCCTGATGCAGAGAAAGTTGCTGAGGCAGTACAAACCTTCAAAGAATTAGCACCTAATCCTCAAGATATTCGTGAACAAACACTCAAGAAAATGAATGATTGGCGGTTAGCTTATTGCACTTACATCGCCAATCTTATTGCACAAGAAGGAGGAAAAAAGATTGAGCCAGAGGTGATGCGAGAAAAAATTTTTGCTGCATATGATGGGATTCAATCTCGGTATATAAAAATAGCAGATTTATATAAACTTAGTTGGCAAGATTTTCAGGATAAATTTTCTCTATAA
- a CDS encoding glycosyltransferase family 2 protein encodes MKQPPIAVIMTCFNRRETTLNCLRALYQQTQTFDVYLTDDGSSDGTSEAVKSAYPQVQIFLGNGNLFWVGGMRLAFTAAIQKDYDYYLWLNDDTILESDTIKRLLKLHQELATNGKEKSILVGTTKDAVTGKASYGGAIKSTKWYSNKYEFFGATDVLQECDTMFGNCVLIPRAVVNKVGNIDGAFIHSLGDLDYGLRARKNGCSVWVAPGYIGTCSKNSIRNSWVDPKLPVTERLKKAVQIKAFPLKPWTEFCRRHSGFFWIIYWCLPYLRAIVGYKNLAASPTFAEDIA; translated from the coding sequence ATGAAACAACCACCAATAGCTGTAATCATGACTTGTTTTAACAGGCGCGAGACAACTTTAAATTGTCTACGTGCCTTGTATCAACAAACTCAGACTTTTGATGTTTACTTAACCGATGATGGTAGTTCTGATGGGACTTCAGAAGCTGTGAAATCAGCCTATCCTCAAGTCCAGATTTTTTTAGGAAATGGCAACCTCTTTTGGGTAGGAGGAATGAGATTAGCATTTACAGCCGCCATCCAAAAGGATTATGACTATTATCTTTGGTTAAATGACGACACCATTTTAGAATCAGATACTATAAAACGCCTATTAAAGCTGCATCAAGAATTAGCAACGAATGGCAAAGAAAAATCTATATTAGTAGGGACAACTAAAGATGCCGTTACAGGAAAAGCTTCTTACGGCGGTGCAATCAAATCTACTAAATGGTATTCTAATAAATACGAGTTTTTCGGCGCAACTGATGTTCTTCAAGAATGCGACACTATGTTTGGTAACTGCGTGCTAATTCCGCGTGCAGTTGTTAACAAAGTAGGCAATATTGATGGAGCATTTATTCATAGTTTAGGCGATCTAGATTATGGATTAAGAGCGAGAAAAAATGGTTGTTCCGTGTGGGTTGCACCCGGATATATCGGTACTTGTAGTAAAAACTCCATCCGCAATAGCTGGGTAGATCCAAAATTACCTGTAACCGAACGCTTGAAAAAGGCAGTCCAAATCAAAGCTTTTCCGCTTAAACCTTGGACTGAATTTTGTCGTCGCCATTCTGGTTTTTTCTGGATAATTTACTGGTGTCTACCTTATCTGCGTGCCATTGTTGGTTACAAAAACTTGGCAGCTTCTCCCACATTTGCGGAGGACATTGCCTAA